The Opitutales bacterium ASA1 genome window below encodes:
- a CDS encoding glycosyl hydrolase — protein MHPHRALVVALHVFSLAVAAPFAVAAPSVYSESHDTAKPWTRWWWPGSAVDEASITHQLEQFAEAGIGGVEITPIYGARGAEARYLEFLSPRYMEMLAHVGREAKRLGLGVDMATGTGWPFGGPWVGQGDASHKLVLADGRLAGEPTRMMVKRAAPGGEGLVVDPYSVEALGRYLGRIGEAFEAFSPGLIRGQFHDSFEYYGAAWSPQLPEVFREMHGYDIQEHAAALMGQGEMERERLARLKGDYRATLAKMHLDFLREWVRWSHERGFVVRNQSHGAPANLLDLYANADVPETETFGSTPFPIPGLRRDVADVRHDQDLPESLVIRFASSAAHVAGRPLASSETCTWLRDHWKVSLAMTKPEIDRLFAAGINHVFYHGTVFSPTDAAWPGWLFYASTQFQPQNTWWQDFAALNAYVHRVQTVLQSGTPDHDVLLYWPFHDVLEDPQGTMKMFGVHHVDWALRTPFGRLAAELEKLGHGFDYISDEQVGQLAAKNGRLVAPGGTYRVLVVPETRRMPLDTLRALVALAEAGAVVQFEGMPRDVPGLGRLEERRAEFTELIARLEALASDGKARVYISRGPFAPDDNAASFRAASVRRERVAEQGLSIIRRALPDGHAYFVANLTGSRYDGWARLEVDAAGVTITDPVRGQVGMGAVRRHSGWSETFLQLAPGESLLLRTHPMRVPRLAPWVYLAPQGSKPVAIAGEWNVEFLEGGPEIPDTFRMSTHGSWTDAPDVRARAFGGTARYTIEFDAPSAVEGLDEWVLDLGDVRESARVRLNGEDLGTLWSLPMQVRVGHALKPGRNVLEVDVTNLAANRIRDLDTRGVDWKIMHEINFVNILYRPFDASQWPLQPSGLLGPVRLLARTKITPR, from the coding sequence ATGCATCCTCACCGAGCGCTCGTCGTCGCCCTCCACGTGTTCTCGCTCGCCGTCGCCGCACCCTTCGCGGTCGCGGCGCCTTCGGTGTATTCGGAAAGTCACGACACGGCCAAGCCGTGGACGCGCTGGTGGTGGCCGGGCAGTGCGGTCGATGAAGCGAGCATCACGCATCAACTGGAGCAGTTCGCCGAAGCCGGAATCGGTGGTGTCGAGATCACGCCGATCTACGGCGCGCGTGGTGCGGAGGCGCGTTACCTGGAGTTTCTCTCGCCTCGGTACATGGAGATGCTCGCACACGTGGGGCGCGAGGCGAAGCGTCTCGGTCTCGGCGTGGACATGGCGACCGGCACCGGTTGGCCGTTCGGTGGACCGTGGGTGGGGCAGGGCGACGCCTCGCACAAGCTCGTGCTCGCCGACGGGCGCCTCGCGGGTGAGCCGACGCGCATGATGGTCAAGCGCGCTGCGCCCGGTGGGGAAGGGCTGGTGGTCGATCCGTATTCGGTCGAGGCGCTCGGGCGTTACCTCGGACGAATCGGCGAAGCCTTCGAGGCGTTTTCTCCCGGCCTGATCCGCGGGCAGTTTCACGACTCGTTCGAGTACTACGGCGCGGCGTGGTCTCCGCAGCTCCCCGAGGTCTTCCGCGAGATGCACGGCTACGACATCCAGGAGCACGCGGCCGCGCTCATGGGGCAGGGCGAGATGGAGCGCGAGCGCCTCGCGCGACTCAAGGGCGACTACCGCGCCACGCTAGCAAAGATGCACCTCGATTTTCTGCGCGAGTGGGTGCGTTGGTCGCACGAGCGCGGCTTCGTCGTGCGCAACCAGTCGCACGGAGCGCCGGCCAACCTGCTCGATCTCTACGCCAACGCCGACGTACCGGAAACAGAAACCTTCGGATCGACGCCGTTTCCGATTCCCGGCCTGCGGCGCGACGTCGCCGACGTGCGGCACGATCAAGATCTCCCGGAGTCGCTCGTGATCCGCTTCGCTTCTTCGGCCGCGCACGTCGCCGGTCGACCGCTCGCCTCGAGCGAGACGTGCACCTGGTTGCGCGACCACTGGAAGGTCTCGCTCGCCATGACCAAGCCGGAGATCGATCGGCTCTTCGCCGCGGGCATCAACCACGTCTTCTACCACGGCACCGTCTTCTCGCCGACCGACGCGGCTTGGCCGGGTTGGTTGTTCTACGCTTCCACGCAGTTTCAGCCGCAGAACACGTGGTGGCAGGATTTCGCGGCGCTCAACGCCTACGTGCACCGTGTCCAGACGGTACTTCAGTCGGGTACGCCCGATCACGACGTGCTGTTGTATTGGCCGTTCCACGACGTGCTGGAGGATCCGCAGGGCACGATGAAGATGTTCGGCGTGCATCACGTCGACTGGGCGTTGCGCACGCCGTTCGGTCGCCTCGCGGCCGAGTTGGAGAAACTCGGCCACGGTTTCGACTACATCTCCGACGAACAGGTCGGACAGCTCGCGGCGAAGAATGGTCGGCTCGTGGCGCCCGGCGGCACGTACCGGGTGCTCGTCGTGCCCGAGACGCGGCGCATGCCTCTGGATACGCTGCGGGCGCTCGTGGCGCTGGCCGAAGCGGGAGCCGTCGTGCAATTCGAAGGCATGCCTCGCGACGTGCCGGGACTCGGACGATTGGAGGAGCGGCGCGCGGAATTCACGGAACTCATCGCCCGGCTGGAGGCGCTCGCTTCCGACGGGAAGGCACGCGTGTACATCTCGCGTGGGCCCTTTGCGCCGGACGACAACGCGGCCTCGTTTCGCGCGGCTTCGGTGCGACGCGAGCGTGTGGCCGAACAGGGTCTCTCGATCATCCGGCGCGCACTCCCCGACGGACACGCCTACTTCGTCGCCAATTTGACTGGTAGTCGCTACGACGGCTGGGCGCGACTGGAGGTCGATGCCGCCGGAGTCACGATCACCGATCCCGTGCGCGGACAAGTCGGCATGGGCGCGGTGCGCAGGCACTCGGGGTGGTCGGAGACGTTTCTGCAGCTCGCTCCGGGCGAGTCGCTTCTGTTGCGGACGCATCCGATGCGCGTGCCACGACTCGCGCCGTGGGTCTATCTCGCGCCTCAGGGGAGCAAACCGGTGGCGATCGCGGGGGAGTGGAACGTCGAGTTTCTCGAAGGCGGTCCCGAGATTCCGGATACGTTCAGGATGTCGACGCACGGAAGCTGGACCGACGCTCCCGACGTGCGCGCTCGGGCGTTCGGCGGCACGGCGCGTTACACGATCGAATTCGACGCGCCGTCCGCCGTCGAAGGACTCGACGAGTGGGTGCTCGACCTCGGCGACGTGCGAGAGAGCGCGCGCGTCCGGCTCAACGGCGAGGATCTCGGCACGCTCTGGAGTCTGCCGATGCAGGTGCGCGTCGGCCACGCGTTGAAGCCCGGCCGCAACGTCCTCGAAGTCGACGTGACCAACCTCGCCGCGAACCGTATTCGCGATCTGGATACTCGCGGAGTCGACTGGAAGATCATGCACGAGATCAACTTCGTGAACATCCTCTACCGGCCCTTCGACGCCTCGCAGTGGCCGCTGCAGCCTTCGGGTCTGCTCGGTCCGGTGCGGCTGCTCGCGAGGACGAAGATCACTCCACGTTGA
- the hemA gene encoding glutamyl-tRNA reductase, with protein sequence MRASHGFLVLGASHHNTPLEVRERFAVAPDQLAPLHAHLRAVPGVEEVLVLNTCNRFEVYAVLSDHGRDAALEAELCATRGLAPNAFAGYRFALRDAEAVAHLLGVASGIDSQIVGETEIFGQVKNAYARATEFGTVGPVLNRIMQKCFQSAKLVRSSTPIGAGQVSIATVSVDLTEKIFGDLEDCSVLVLGTGEVGEKTVKAMSSRGVRTITVLSRAMERAEALARSVQGRAGTFETLARDVETHDIVIGCTTAQAPVVTGTMVRSLMRQRRLRPLFFIDLGIPRNFDASLAQVDSVFLYDLDDLARIADENLAARRAAVDRCRRLVDERAAKLWEQIEPRLAPVRMAAGANEINPRRQTV encoded by the coding sequence TTGAGAGCGTCGCACGGCTTTCTCGTTCTCGGAGCCTCTCACCACAACACGCCGCTCGAGGTCCGTGAGCGCTTTGCCGTGGCGCCCGACCAGCTCGCGCCGCTCCATGCGCACCTGCGCGCCGTTCCCGGAGTGGAGGAAGTGCTTGTCCTCAACACGTGCAACCGCTTCGAGGTCTACGCGGTTCTCAGCGATCACGGTCGCGATGCCGCATTGGAGGCTGAACTGTGTGCAACCAGAGGCCTCGCGCCGAACGCGTTCGCAGGCTACCGCTTCGCCTTGCGCGATGCCGAGGCCGTCGCACACCTCCTCGGCGTCGCCTCGGGAATCGATTCACAGATCGTCGGCGAAACCGAGATCTTCGGCCAAGTGAAGAACGCGTACGCACGTGCGACGGAGTTCGGTACGGTCGGCCCGGTGCTCAATCGAATCATGCAGAAGTGCTTCCAGTCGGCCAAACTGGTTCGCAGCAGCACGCCCATCGGGGCCGGACAGGTCAGTATCGCGACCGTTTCCGTCGACCTCACGGAGAAAATCTTCGGCGATCTCGAAGATTGCAGCGTGCTCGTCCTCGGTACCGGCGAAGTCGGAGAAAAAACCGTGAAGGCCATGAGCAGCCGAGGTGTGCGCACCATCACCGTGCTCAGCCGCGCCATGGAGCGCGCGGAAGCCCTCGCCCGCTCCGTGCAAGGACGCGCCGGCACGTTCGAGACTCTCGCAAGAGACGTCGAGACACACGACATCGTGATCGGGTGCACGACCGCCCAAGCCCCGGTCGTGACCGGAACCATGGTGCGCTCGCTGATGCGCCAGCGTCGTCTGCGCCCGCTGTTTTTCATCGATCTCGGAATCCCGCGCAACTTCGACGCCTCGCTCGCGCAGGTGGACTCCGTCTTCCTTTACGATCTCGACGACTTGGCTCGGATCGCCGACGAAAACCTCGCCGCTCGCCGAGCCGCCGTCGACCGTTGTCGCCGCCTCGTGGACGAACGCGCGGCGAAGCTCTGGGAACAGATCGAGCCTCGGCTCGCCCCCGTGCGGATGGCGGCGGGCGCGAACGAAATCAATCCGCGACGCCAGACGGTCTAG
- the rimO gene encoding 30S ribosomal protein S12 methylthiotransferase RimO gives MIKVGLISLGCAKNLVDSEIMVGHLHKAGMQMTADTAKADVVIVNTCSFLNSAKEESIQTILEAHEERGMRKRRKEQKLIVAGCMSQRFSKDLPGALPEVDAFIGLDQVTKVATVIEELYEKERNTLEAVPNLVDERSVYIPDYDTPRFRLTPRHLAYVKIAEGCNHPCSFCIIPKIRGQHRSRTIESVVREARQLVAEGVREINLISQDTTYFGMDRWEKRPNPRSPVDSSRGDSLTMLLRELEKIEGDFWIRILYTHPAHWSPELIETIASSRKVARYVDMPLQHISDHMLGAMKRETSSAYIRTLVRDMRAGIPGLALRTTFIVGFPGETEEDQAELLDFIRETRFDRLGVFEYSQEEGTRAAKLENQTPARVKKRRWHEAMRLQREIAAEVSAASVGRQLRVLVESTGVARGEADAPDIDGRVYVSASLPVGEFADVTITGHAGYDLLAGVEAPEADAFRDLQPAQ, from the coding sequence ATGATCAAAGTCGGCCTGATCTCGCTCGGCTGCGCCAAGAATCTCGTGGATTCCGAGATCATGGTGGGCCATCTCCACAAGGCGGGCATGCAGATGACCGCCGACACCGCCAAGGCGGACGTGGTGATCGTGAACACTTGCTCGTTCCTCAACTCCGCCAAGGAGGAGAGCATCCAGACCATCCTCGAAGCACACGAGGAGCGTGGTATGCGCAAGCGGCGCAAGGAGCAAAAGCTCATCGTCGCCGGGTGCATGTCGCAGCGATTTTCGAAGGACTTGCCCGGTGCGCTCCCGGAGGTCGACGCCTTCATCGGCCTCGATCAAGTCACGAAAGTCGCGACTGTCATCGAGGAGCTCTACGAGAAGGAGCGGAACACTCTCGAAGCTGTCCCGAACCTCGTCGACGAGCGCTCGGTCTACATCCCCGACTACGACACGCCTCGCTTCCGACTCACCCCGCGCCATCTCGCCTACGTGAAGATCGCGGAGGGCTGCAACCACCCTTGCAGTTTCTGCATCATTCCGAAGATCCGCGGCCAGCACCGTAGCCGCACGATCGAGTCGGTCGTGCGCGAAGCTCGCCAGCTCGTCGCCGAAGGCGTCCGCGAGATCAACCTCATCTCGCAGGACACGACTTACTTCGGGATGGACCGTTGGGAAAAGCGGCCGAATCCGCGCAGTCCGGTCGACTCCTCGCGAGGCGACAGTCTCACGATGTTGCTGCGAGAGTTGGAGAAGATCGAAGGGGATTTCTGGATACGCATCCTCTACACGCATCCGGCCCATTGGAGCCCGGAGCTGATCGAGACGATCGCATCGTCGCGCAAGGTCGCTCGCTACGTCGACATGCCGCTGCAACACATCTCCGATCACATGCTCGGAGCCATGAAGCGCGAGACGTCTTCCGCCTACATCCGCACGCTCGTCCGCGACATGCGCGCGGGTATCCCCGGTTTGGCGCTCCGCACGACGTTCATCGTCGGCTTCCCAGGCGAGACCGAGGAAGATCAGGCCGAACTGCTCGATTTCATCCGCGAGACTCGCTTCGATCGGCTGGGCGTATTCGAGTATTCGCAAGAAGAAGGAACGCGGGCCGCCAAGCTCGAGAACCAAACCCCTGCCCGCGTGAAGAAACGCCGGTGGCACGAGGCGATGCGCCTCCAACGCGAGATCGCAGCCGAAGTGAGCGCTGCTTCAGTAGGACGACAGCTCCGAGTGCTCGTCGAGTCGACCGGCGTCGCCCGGGGCGAAGCCGACGCACCCGACATCGACGGCCGCGTCTACGTCTCGGCTTCCCTTCCTGTCGGGGAGTTCGCGGACGTCACGATCACCGGGCATGCCGGATACGACCTACTCGCAGGCGTCGAGGCACCCGAGGCCGACGCGTTTCGCGATCTCCAGCCGGCCCAATGA
- a CDS encoding substrate-binding domain-containing protein, with translation MLNGHPEVKPETSRRVREAMDELGFVPSLLGRALRGSSTGMIGVCFQAIGLPIISRKIATLQRVLREAGFRALQEVTDGNPDLELTVVKHFLAMRVDGLVLVGGIGELHSSRILGLIEQHRVPVVMIDPMEPFDLPTVELDREEGIRVVFRHLFDLGHRRFATLGIHPSVPWGKVRCDALRRVVEESGLSVADDLVDLNDPAAAELNFAYGKQLAARYLELTRRPTAILAINDQVAIGAMLHLQEAGSSIPGDVSIVGFDNLDVSSHIRPTLTSIDQHIEEIMESGVSTLVAQRERAEPLRRAEVVRIAPQLISRESSGPPPV, from the coding sequence GTGCTCAACGGGCATCCCGAAGTGAAGCCGGAAACGTCCCGACGCGTGCGGGAGGCGATGGACGAACTCGGCTTCGTGCCGAGCCTGCTCGGACGTGCGTTACGCGGCTCCAGCACCGGGATGATCGGGGTGTGTTTCCAAGCGATCGGCTTGCCCATCATTTCCCGCAAGATCGCCACGCTCCAGCGCGTCTTGCGCGAGGCGGGTTTCAGAGCGTTGCAAGAGGTCACCGACGGGAATCCCGATCTCGAGCTCACGGTGGTGAAACACTTCCTCGCGATGCGTGTGGATGGCCTCGTTCTCGTCGGTGGCATCGGCGAGCTGCACTCGTCGCGCATTCTCGGGCTGATCGAACAGCATCGCGTTCCGGTCGTGATGATCGACCCCATGGAACCTTTCGACCTGCCGACGGTGGAGTTGGATCGCGAGGAGGGGATTCGCGTCGTCTTCCGACATCTCTTCGACCTCGGGCACCGTCGTTTCGCGACGCTCGGAATCCACCCGTCCGTTCCGTGGGGTAAGGTGCGATGCGACGCTCTGCGGAGAGTGGTGGAAGAAAGCGGTCTTTCGGTTGCGGACGATCTCGTGGACTTGAATGATCCCGCCGCAGCCGAGCTGAACTTCGCCTACGGAAAGCAGCTCGCGGCTCGGTATCTCGAGCTGACCAGACGACCTACCGCGATACTCGCGATCAACGATCAGGTCGCGATCGGCGCGATGCTTCATCTCCAAGAAGCCGGATCGAGCATCCCCGGAGACGTCTCGATCGTGGGCTTCGACAATCTCGACGTCTCCTCGCACATCCGACCGACGCTCACGTCCATCGATCAACACATCGAAGAGATCATGGAGAGCGGCGTTTCCACGCTCGTCGCGCAGCGCGAACGCGCGGAGCCCCTGCGTCGTGCCGAAGTCGTCCGCATCGCTCCCCAGTTGATCTCGCGCGAGTCCTCCGGGCCACCACCCGTGTGA
- a CDS encoding Ldh family oxidoreductase, producing MPETYFVVPETAHNALVQAAYQHRGYHADEAAEGARFCAEASRHGIRTHNGIKALHLDHLFGSGSKGCVPGAQIEEKPSKFKAAKIWNANRKLGQSTAYRAMEEAIRLADEFGVGTVSVDNAFHYLWGGGYVMDAARRGYIAYTNCTAALAEVVPFGGKFPTLGTNPHSWGFPTTDAVGYPIVIDWATSVVAMGRVQQLAREGKSLPPDAAVDENGAPTTDPKKAKYLVPFGAHKGYGLSLINEIVAGFIGGSLPTLRNRWDKAEGDKGTCCFFFQVMHPEAINGGAFAKGRNQSENVKAVIADVLGHGNERCMLPGQLEAGWAKHTAAAGGLLFTKAELDAFDELAAECGTAVWDRISFATYAV from the coding sequence ATGCCCGAGACCTATTTCGTCGTCCCCGAGACGGCGCACAACGCACTCGTCCAAGCCGCGTATCAGCATCGCGGATACCACGCCGACGAAGCGGCCGAAGGCGCCCGCTTCTGTGCCGAGGCTTCCCGCCACGGCATCCGCACGCACAACGGCATCAAGGCGCTGCATCTCGATCACCTCTTCGGATCCGGTTCGAAGGGATGCGTGCCCGGCGCGCAAATCGAGGAAAAGCCTTCGAAATTCAAGGCCGCCAAGATCTGGAACGCCAACCGCAAACTCGGCCAGTCCACGGCTTACCGTGCGATGGAGGAGGCCATTCGTCTCGCCGACGAATTCGGCGTCGGCACCGTGTCGGTCGACAACGCCTTCCACTACTTGTGGGGCGGCGGTTACGTGATGGACGCCGCGCGCCGCGGCTACATCGCCTACACGAATTGCACGGCCGCTCTCGCGGAGGTCGTACCCTTCGGGGGCAAGTTTCCGACTCTCGGTACCAATCCGCATTCGTGGGGTTTCCCGACGACGGACGCGGTCGGGTATCCGATCGTGATCGATTGGGCGACCTCGGTCGTCGCGATGGGCCGCGTGCAGCAACTCGCCCGTGAGGGCAAATCCCTGCCGCCGGACGCCGCGGTGGACGAGAATGGAGCGCCCACGACCGATCCGAAGAAGGCGAAGTACCTCGTGCCGTTCGGTGCGCACAAGGGTTACGGTCTCTCGTTGATCAACGAGATCGTGGCCGGCTTCATCGGCGGCTCGTTGCCGACTTTGCGCAATCGATGGGACAAGGCCGAGGGCGACAAGGGAACGTGTTGCTTCTTCTTCCAGGTGATGCACCCCGAGGCGATCAACGGCGGTGCCTTCGCCAAGGGACGCAACCAGAGCGAGAACGTGAAGGCCGTGATCGCCGACGTGCTCGGACACGGCAACGAGCGCTGCATGCTGCCGGGGCAACTCGAGGCAGGCTGGGCGAAACACACCGCCGCTGCGGGTGGATTGCTCTTCACCAAGGCCGAACTCGACGCCTTCGACGAACTCGCCGCCGAATGCGGCACCGCGGTTTGGGATCGCATCTCGTTCGCGACCTACGCGGTCTGA
- a CDS encoding SDR family oxidoreductase: protein MSSYLESLFDLSGKVAIIVGGTGELCGAMAEGLAGAGVEVVLVGRNADKAAARLDKIAAAGGKAWFHSAEATSRADLEGLRDAVLAQSGRIDIVVNGAGINSATPFFDVKEDEVDRIFGVNYKSVFLGCQVFGKYLVDRGQGGSIINLGSMSAIIPLSRVFNYSASKAAVHNLTKNLAREWAPHRVRVNLVVPGFFPAEQNRKILSPERVSSILGHTPMKRFGEARELIGATLLLASEGAGSFITGEELVVDGGYASMTI, encoded by the coding sequence ATGTCTTCCTATCTCGAATCTCTCTTCGATCTCTCCGGCAAGGTCGCGATCATCGTCGGCGGCACGGGTGAACTGTGCGGCGCGATGGCCGAAGGCCTCGCCGGCGCGGGCGTCGAAGTCGTCCTCGTGGGTCGCAACGCCGACAAAGCGGCTGCGCGTCTCGACAAGATCGCCGCAGCCGGGGGCAAGGCGTGGTTTCACTCCGCCGAGGCGACCAGCCGAGCGGATCTCGAAGGTCTGCGCGATGCCGTGCTCGCGCAATCGGGCCGCATCGACATCGTGGTCAACGGAGCGGGGATCAACTCCGCGACGCCCTTCTTCGACGTGAAGGAGGACGAGGTCGACCGCATCTTCGGCGTGAACTACAAGAGCGTGTTTCTCGGTTGTCAGGTGTTCGGCAAGTATCTCGTGGATCGCGGACAGGGCGGGTCGATCATCAACCTCGGCTCGATGTCGGCGATCATCCCGCTTTCGCGCGTGTTCAACTACTCGGCGAGCAAGGCGGCGGTGCACAACCTCACGAAGAACCTCGCCCGCGAATGGGCGCCGCATCGAGTGCGAGTCAACCTCGTCGTCCCCGGCTTCTTTCCGGCCGAGCAGAATCGCAAGATCCTCTCGCCCGAGCGCGTATCCAGTATCCTGGGACACACGCCGATGAAGCGCTTCGGCGAAGCGCGTGAATTGATCGGGGCCACCTTGTTGCTCGCGAGCGAGGGTGCCGGTTCGTTCATCACCGGCGAAGAACTCGTCGTCGACGGCGGTTACGCTTCGATGACGATCTGA